From one Mytilus edulis chromosome 1, xbMytEdul2.2, whole genome shotgun sequence genomic stretch:
- the LOC139519678 gene encoding complement C1q-like protein 3, protein MRFTPTLFLLVAVCHVILVDGGCTFKCSMVENILEKLFKSTGSDNCSHQKPKEIPAFSASMTNAKVLGATEILQFDKVWTNNGNDYDPNTGIFKAPFKGVYQFSFTVMSSSGKNLWVFLWQNQTPLVSVYPGTGYNEGTANMVLNLEKGDKVYVRCGRSGNGYINTGKGYWYSMFSGYLIHATK, encoded by the exons ATGAGGTTTACACCAACTCTTTTTCTACTTGTTGCAGTTTGTCATGTGATCTTGGTTGATGGTGGCTGTACTTTCA AGTGTTCAATGGTAGAGAATATTTTAGAAAAGCTGTTCAAATCTACAGGATCTG ATAATTGCAGCCATCAAAAACCAAAAGAGATTCCTGCCTTTAGTGCATCAATGACGAATGCTAAAGTTCTTGGTGCCACCGAAATTTTGCAGTTCGACAAAGTGTGGACAAACAATGGAAACGATTATGACCCGAATACTGGGATATTCAAGGCGCCTTTTAAAGGCGTGTATCAATTCTCCTTCACGGTAATGTCAAGCAGTGGGAAGAACTTATGGGTTTTTCTTTGGCAGAATCAAACCCCTTTGGTATCTGTATATCCTGGTACTGGTTATAATGAAGGAACAGCTAATATGGTGTTAAATCTGGAAAAGGGAGACAAAGTTTACGTCAGATGTGGCCGTAGCGGAAACGGATACATTAACACGGGCAAAGGATATTGGTACAGCATGTTTTCTGGATATCTCATACATGCAACtaaataa
- the LOC139519669 gene encoding complement C1q-like protein 3, with translation MKLTITLFLVVAVCHLILADHVDGRCTFKCSLIEDIVEKMLKSRGSNNCIHPKPKEIPAFSASLTDTKVLGATEIVKFNKVWTNNGKDYDPNTGIFQAPFKGVYQFSFTVMSTRGKELFVYLWQNKTRLVAVYPGTGYNEGTANMVLNLEKGDRVYVKCGKNGYGYIHTGKGYWYSMFSGYLIHAIK, from the exons ATGAAATTAACAATTACTCTGTTTCTAGTCGTTGCAGTTTGCCATCTGATATTGGCTGATCATGTTGACGGACGCTGTACTTTTA AGTGTTCGTTGATTGAGGATATTGTAGAAAAGATGTTAAAATCTAGAGGATCTA ATAATTGCATCCATCCAAAACCAAAAGAGATTCCTGCCTTTAGTGCTTCACTGACTGATACAAAGGTTCTTGGTGCCACTGAAATTGTAAAGTTCAACAAAGTTTGGACAAACAATGGAAAAGATTATGACCCGAATACTGGGATATTTCAGGCGCCTTTTAAAGGCGTGTATCAGTTCTCCTTCACAGTAATGTCAACCAGAGGAAAGGAATTATTTGTTTATCTCTGGCAGAATAAAACCCGATTGGTAGCTGTATATCCTGGTACTGGTTATAATGAAGGAACAGCTAATATGGTGTTAAATTTGGAAAAGGGCGACAGAGTATACGTCAAATGTGGCAAAAACGGATACGGATATATTCACACAGGCAAAGGCTATTGGTATAGCATGTTTTCTGGATATCTTATACATGCAATAAAATAA